A stretch of DNA from Micromonospora peucetia:
TGCACGCCGCCGGGGTGCCCACCGTGGTGCACGGCGAGGACCTGCCGCTGCACCTGCAACCGGCGGTCGCGCCGCTGTTGCTCCTGCTGCGCTGCGCCCTGGAGCCCGAGCGGCTCGATGAGGAGGCCGCCGTCGCGCTGCTGCACTCGCCGCTCGGCGGTGCCGATCCGCTGGCCGAGCGGCGGCTGCGGCAGGGGCTGCGTGCCCTGGCGCTGGCCGGCCGGGACCGCCGGCCCTCCGGGGAGCTGATCGTGGAGGCGCTGCGCGACCCGGCCGAGCTGGCCGGGATCGAGCGGCACTGGGCGGAGCCGGCACAGACGGTGGCCGGTCTGCTGGCTGTCGCCCGGGAGACCGCCGCCCGGCCCGGCGCCACGGCGGAGGACGTGCTCTGGGCGGTCTGGCGGGCCAGCGGGCTTGCCGAGCTGTGGTCTGCGGCGACCGGCCGTGGCCAGACGGTGGCCGGCGAGGGCGACGTCGCGCGGCGCCGCCGCGCCGAGGCGGCCGACCGCGACCTGGACGCCGTGATGGTGCTCTTCGACGCGGCGGCCCGGTTCACCGATCGGCTGCCCGGTGCGCGTACGGAGGTCTTCCTCGACCACGTCCTCGGCCAGGACCTGCCGGCCGACACCCTCGCCCTGACCGCCGACCGGGGGGAGACGGTGCGGCTGCTCACCGCGCACGCCGCGAAGGGGCTGGAGTGGGATCTCGTGGCGGTCGCCGGGGTGCAGGAGGGGGTCTGGCCCGACCTGCGGCTGCGCGGAAGCCTGCTCGGTTCGGAGCGCCTGGTCGACGTGCTCGCCGGCCGGGCGGCCGGTGCCGGCGCGGTGGCGGCCCTGGTCGGGCAGACCTCGGCGCTGCTCGACGAGGAGCGCCGGCTGTTCCACGTCGCGGTCACCCGGGCGCGGCGGCGGCTGCTGGTCAGCGCGGTCGCCTCCGCCGCGGTGGGCGGCGACGACCACGAGGAGCAGCCGAGCCGCTTCCTCTACGAGCTGGGCCCGACCGACCCGCCCACCCCGGACGAGGACCCACCGCCCCCGGACAGCGGCCCACCGCCCCCGGACAGCGGGCCGGATCCCGAAGCGTCGGCCTCGGGTGTGCCGGCCTCGGGCGGTCCCGGTCCGGCACGACCGGGGCGGGACTCGTCGCAGCGGTCGGGGGACGGCGGTCCCGCCGGAGCCGAGGAGGAACCCGACCGTCCGGGCGCGTTGCCGGTGAGCCGGCCACCCCGGGCGCTGACCCTGCCTGCGCTGGTGGCGGAGCTGCGTACCGCGGTCAGCGACCCGGCCGCGCCCTACGCCCGGCGGCAGGTGGCGGCGGCCGAGCTGGCCCGGCTCGCTGCCGCCGGGGTGGCCGGCGCGCACCCGGACGACTGGTGGGGGCTGCGGCAGCTCTCCGACGACCGTCCGCTGGTCGACGAGGGTGACCCGGTCCGGGTCACCCCGTCGGCGATGGAGAGTGCGCTGCGGTGCAGCCTGCGCTGGCTGCTGGAGCGGCACGGCGGCAGCCCGCCGGCCAGCGCCGCCCAGGGGGTCGGCAATCTGGTGCACGCCGCCGCGATGCTCGCCGAGGACGCCAGCGCCGACCGGGGTGCGTTGCTGGACTACGTGGCCGCCCGGTTCGACGCGATCGAGCTGGCCGCCCGCTGGATGGTCGGGCCGGAACACAGCCGCGCCGAGGCGATGGTGGACAAGCTGCTGCGCTGGCTGGCGGTGAACCCGCGCCGGCTGCTCGCCATCGAGCACGAGTTCGCGGTACGCCTCGACGACCCACGTCGGCCGGTCGAGCTGGTCGGCCGGGTGGACCGGCTGGAGGTCGACGAGGACGGCCGGCTGGTCGTGATCGACCTGAAGACCGGGAAGTCCACCGCCGTCACGGCCAACGACCTCGCCGAGCACCCGCAGCTCGGCGCCTACCAGGCGGCGGTGGAGGCGGGTGGCTTCGCCGACTTCGGCGAGGAGTCCGGCGGGGCGGCCCTGGTGCAGCTCGGCACCGGCGCGAAGGACGCCAGGGAACAGAGCCAGCCGCCGGCCGGGGAGGGCCCGGAGGCCGGCTGGGCGACCGCGCTGGTGCGGCGTACCGCCGATACGATGGCTGCCGCCACCTTCGCCGCGGTCGCCAACTCGAAGTGCCGGGTCTGCCCGGTGCGTACGAGCTGCCCGGTGTCCGGGCAGGGCCGCCAGGTGGTCGAGCCGCCGACCACCCGCCGTCCGGAGCAGACTTGACGCAGCCCGCACTGTTCAGCAGCGCGACCCCGGCGCCCCGGGTCGCCGACGCCGGCCCCCGGTACACCCCGGTGGAGTTGGCGAAGTTGCTGAGGCTGCCCGCGCCGACCCGGGAACAGGCGGCGATCATCGCCGCCCCGGTGGAGCCGTTGCTGGTGGTCGCGGGCGCCGGCTCGGGCAAGACCGAGACGATGGCCGCCCGGGTGGTCTGGCTGGTCGCCAACTCGTACGTGCGGCCGGAGCAGGTGCTCGGGCTGACCTTCACCCGCAAGGCCGCCGGGGAGCTGGCGCACCGGGTGCGTACCCGGCTCGACCAGTTGGTGCGGCGGCTCGGGCGGCGGGGGCGCGACCCGCTCGACGACCCGCTGGCCGGGGAGCCGACCGTTTCGACCTACCACTCGTACGCCGGCCGGATCGTCACCGAGCACGGCCTGCGGGCCGGCTACGAGCCGTCCACCCGGCTGCTCACCGAGGCGTCCCGCTGGCAGTTGGTCGACCTGCTGGTGCGTAACTACGACGGTGACATGTCCGAGGTGGACCGGATGCCGAGCACGGTCACCGACGCGGTGCTGGCGCTCGCCGGGGAGCTGGACGAGCACCTGGTGGCCCCGGACGCGCTGGCCGCGTGGACGGGCCGCTTCTTCGCCGAGGTGCAGGCGCGTCCCGGCCGGGTCTACGCCGACGTCCGTAGGGCGCTGCAACTCCAGCAGACCCGGCTGAAGCTGCTTCCGCTGGTGCGCGCGTACGCCCGGCGCAAGGAGGACTTCGAGGCGATGGACTTCGCCGACCAGCTCGCCCGGGCGGCCCGGGTGGCCCGGGACCATCCGGGGGTCGGCGAGATCGAGCGGGACCGCTACCGGGTGGTGTTGCTCGACGAGTACCAGGACACCAGCCACGCCCAGGTGGTGCTGCTCAACGCGCTCTTCGGCGGGGGGCACCCGGTGACGGCGGTCGGCGACCCGTGCCAGTCGATCTACGGCTGGCGTGGGGCGAGCGCCGGCACCCTGGACCGCTTCCCCACGGAGTTCGCCCGTGCCGGCGGCGAGCCGGCCGAGGTGCTCAGCCTCACCACGAGCTGGCGTAACCGGCCGGAGATCCTCGGCGTCGCCAACGCCCTGGCCACCCCGCTGCGGGCCGCCGGCGCCCGGGTGCCGGAGCTGCACGCGGCCATGAGCGTCAGGGACCCGGTGCCGCACCGCAGCGCCCGTGGCGCCGCTGGCGGCACCGTGCACTGCGCCCTGCTCCGGACGTACGCCGACGAGGCCGACTGGATCGCCGACAGCGTGCTGCACGCCTGGCGGGGCGCGGCGGGGATGCCCGGCGTGCTGCCCGAGCACATTCCGGTGCCGCTGCGGCCCACGACCGCCGTGCTGGTGCGACTGCGCAGCCAGATCCCGGCGATCGAGTCGGCGCTGCGCGAGCGGGGCCTGCCGGTCGAGGTGGTCGGCCTGGGCGGCCTGCTGGACACCCCCGAGGTGCGGGACGTGGTGTGCACGCTGCGGGTGTTGGCCGACCCGACGGACGGGGCCGCGTTGCTGCGGCTGCTGACCGGCGCACGCTGGCGGATCGGGCCGCGTGACCTGGTGGCCCTGCACCGTCGGGCGAAGGCCATCGCGGCGGCCCGGCGCAAACTCGCCGACGACGGCACCCCGGAGATCAGCCCGGACCTGCTCGACGAGGCGACCCTGGTCGAGGCGCTGGCCGACCTGGGCCCGGCCCAGGCGTACTCGGCGGAGGGCTACGCGCGGCTGCGGGCGTACGCCCAGGAGCTGGGCCTGCTGCGTTACCGGTTGGACCAGTCCCTGCCGGAGCTGATCGCGGACATCGAGCGGACGTCCGGCCTGGACGTGGAGGTGGCGGTGCGGGCCGGCCGGGACGGGGCCGGGGACGCCGGCCTGGCCCGGGGGCACCTGGACGCGCTCGGCGACGTCGCGGCCCGGTTCAGCGGGGAGACGCCGGGCGCGACGCTGTCGGGGTTCCTGGCCTACCTGGCCGCCGCCGAGGACGAGGAGCGCGGCCTCACCCCGGGCGAGGTGGAGGTGGTCGAGGGGGCGGTGCAGATCCTCACCGCGCACGCCGCGAAGGGCCTGGAGTGGGACGTGGTCGCGGTGGCGGGGCTGAGCCGGGGTGTCTGGCCGGGGCCGGTGCGTAACTCCGACCACTGGCTCGGCGGGCTGGGCGTGCTGCCGTTCCCACTGCGCGGCGACGCCGACGGGCTGCCCGAGCTGGGCCTGGCCGAGGCCGAGGAGCAGCGGGGGGTGGCCCGGGCGGTGGAGGACTTCACCGACGCCTGGCGGGCGCACGACGAGCGGGAGGAGCGCCGGCTGGCGTACGTGGCGGTGACCCGGCCCCGGCGGCTGCTGCTCTGCTCCGGCTACTGGTGGGGGGAGAGCACCAAACGGCCGCGCGGCCCGTCGGTGCTGCTGCGGGAGGTGCACGACGCCTGCCTGGACGCCCGCGCGGGGCACCTGGTCGACGAGTGGACGCCGGAGCCGCCGGGCGACGCGGTCAATCCGACGACCGAGGTGGTGCTGCGCGCCGAGTGGCCGGCGGACCCGCTGGGCGCCCGCCGGCCGGCGCTGGCCGAGTCGGCAGCCCTGGTCCGCCGCTTCCTCGCCGACAGTGACGGCACCACCGGTGAGAGCAGCACTGCCGGAGAGGACGTGGACCGGCCGACCGGCGACCCGGACGTGGCGCGGTGGCGGCGGGAGGCCGACCTGCTGCTCGCCGAGCGGGCCGAGCTGACCCGGCAGTCCGGCGCGGTCGAGGTGACGCTGCCCGGCCAGCTGTCGGTGACCCAGCTGGTGGCGCTGCGCCGCGACTCGGCGGCGCTGGCCCGCGCGCTGCGCCGCCCGGTGCCCACCGAGCCGAATCCGTACGCCCGCCGGGGCACCGCCTTCCACACCTGGCTGGAGCAGCGGTTCGGTGCTGACCGGCTGCTCGACCTGGACGAGCTGCCGGGTGCGGCCGACGCGGACGCGGCGCCGGACGAGGCGCTGGCCGAGCTTCAGGAGCGCTTCCTGGCCAGCGAGTGGGCCGACCGGGTGCCGGTCGAGGTGGAGGTGCCCTTCGCCACAGTGATCGCTCAGGTGGTGGTCCGGGGGCGGATGGACGCCGTTTTCGCCCGTCCGGGCGGGCGGTTCGACGTGGTCGACTGGAAGACCGGCCGGCAGCCCGTCGGCGCCGCCGCCGACGTGGCCGCGGTGCAGCTCGCGGTCTATCGGCTGGCCTGGGCGGAGCTGGCCGGCGTGCCGGTGGACCGGGTTGGCGCGGCGTTTCACCACGTGCGGGACGGGGTCACGGTCCGCCCGGCGGACCTGCTCGACGCGGACGGGCTGACCGCGCTGATCGTCTCCGTGCCGGAAATTCCGGCAGACGGTGGTCCTACGGCGAATCCATGATAGGTTGGTCGCGTTGCAGTTATGGTTCCCAGAGACTCTGTGTGCGCCTGGAGGATTGTGGCCCAGGCGCTCTTTGTTGTGTCCGGAGTTCTCCGGGCGGGGCGACCAGAAGCGACAAGCGAGTCAGGCAGTTCCGCGTGGCGCGCTCCTCTTCGAGCCCGCAACAAGTGCGGGTTCGACGTTCCGTCAAGGAGACGAAACAAAAATGGCTATTGGCACCGTCAAGTGGTTCAACGCTGACAAGGGCTTCGGCTTCATCACCCCGGACGGCGGCGGCGCCGACGTCTTCGCCCACTTCTCGGCCATCCAGTCCTCCGGCTACCGGAGCCTGGACGAGAACCAGCGGGTCGAGTTCGAGGTGACCCAGGGCCAGAAGGGCCCGCAGGCGGAGAACATCCGTCCGCTCTGATCTTCGGATCTTCAGTAACACCCACCGCACCCTCCGGGCGCGGTGACGGGACCGGTCCGCCGCACCGTCGACCTGCGTATGCAGGCGGCGGGACGGCGGCGGGCCGGGCTCCCGTACCCCTTTCGGTTCGTGCTTGTGAGTCACCCGCGGCTTGGTCCGCCGGTGACAGCGCCGCCTCCGGCGCCCTCCCTCGACACGTGCCGCCGTCGAGGAAGGCTTCCGCATGACCACTGTCGTACCCTCTTTCGCCCTTACCGGGCTGGCCCCGGCGTTGCTCGCCGAGCTGGCCGCCCAGGGCATCACCGAGCCGTTCCCGATCCAGTCGGCGACCCTGCCGGACTCGCTGGCCGGCCGGGACGTGCTCGGCCGGGGCCGCACCGGCTCCGGCAAGACGCTCGCCTTCGGGCTTCCGTTGCTGTCCCGCACCGCCGGCCGGCGGGCCCGTCCGGGCCGGCCGCTGGCCCTGGTGCTGGTGCCGACCCGTGAGCTGGCCCAGCAGGTCACCACCGCGCTCGACCCGTACGCCCGGGCCGTCGGGCTGCGCTGCGCCACCGTCGTCGGCGGCCTCTCACTGCAACGCCAGGCGGATGCCCTGCGGGCGGGTGCCGAGCTGGTCGTGGCCACCCCGGGGCGGCTGCACGACCTGATCAACCGCGGTGACGCCCGGCTCGACCAGGTCGCCATCACCGTGCTCGACGAGGCCGACCAGATGGCCGACATGGGCTTCCTGCCGCAGGTCACCAAGTTGCTGGAGCAGGTCGCCCCGAACGGGCAGCGGATGCTCTTCTCGGCCACCCTGGACGGCGGCGTGGACAAGCTGGTCCGCCGTTTCCTGAGCAGTCCCGTAACGCACTCGGTGGACCCGGGCACCGCCACGGTGACCGCGATGACCCACCACGTGCTGCACGTCGACGCGCTGGACAAGCCGACCGCGCTGACCTGGATCGCCGCCCGCGAGGGCCGGACCATCCTGTTCATGGGCACCAAGCACCGCGCCGACCGGCTGGCCCGCCAGCTGCTGTCCAAGGGGGTACGCGCGGCCGCGCTGCACGGTGGCAAGTCCCAGCCGCAGCGCACCCGGATCCTGGAGCAGTTCCGCAACGGGCAGGTGACGGCGTTGGTCGCCACCGACGTGGCGGCTCGGGGCATCCACGTGGACGGGCTGGACATGGTGGTCAACGTGGACCCGCCCACCGAGGCGAAGGACTACCTGCACCGGGGTGGACGTACCGCCCGGGCGGGGGAGTCCGGCGCGGTGGTCACCCTGGTCCTGCCGGAGCAGCGCCGGGACGTGTCCCGGCTGATGTCGACCGCCGGCATCCGTCCCGAGTCCGTCCAGGTGCGTTCGGGCGACGCGGCCCTGGCCCGGGTGACCGGTGCCCGGGAGCCGTCCGGCGTGCCGGTGACGATCGCGCCGCCCCCGCCGCAGGCTGCCGCCAGCCGCGCCGGTGAGGGTGGCCGGGCTCCGCACCGCGCCTCGGGCCGGCCCCGCCGCTCCCGCCGCCCCCGTGCCCCGCACGCCTCCTGACCGACCTTCCCCGCTTCGTCCACCGAGCTCCCGGCACCTGTGCCGGGAGCTCGGTTGTTGAGTCCGGAATCAGCAGACGTTACGTCCGATCGGCGACTGTTTCCGCCGCCGCGGGTGGTGGAAGCTGGGCGCGGGGGAATATCCGGGCGGGACCGTCCGGCGTGGGAGGGGTGGTCATGGCGGGCGACGCCGGCTCGGGTGCGGCGCGGGAACTGTTGCTGGTGCTCGCGGTGGCGCTCGCCGGGCTGTTGCTCGCCATGGTCGCGGTCTTCACGCCGTGGCACGCCACCCCGGACGGGGCCGCGCCGGCCGCTCCGGTCGAGCTTCGCAGCCCGACGGAGCAGCCGGCCGCCACCGCCGGCTGAGCACGCCGCACCCGGCGGTCAGCGGGCGCGGGTCTCCCCGGCGCCGGCCGGCCGGTGTCCCGCAACCAGCAGGTCGGCGAGGGTGGTGCGGTCGACCACCAGGGCGATCGCGCCGTGCACGGCCAGCCAGACGTCCCGCAGGCCGGTCGCCACGCCCGCGTAGCCGGCCCGCTCGGCGGGCAGGCCGCGGACGGTCGTCAGGGACCCGCCGACCGCGCGGAGCACGTCGCCGACGCTGATCTCCACCGCGGGGCGGGCCAGGGCGTACCCGCCGTCGGTGCCCCGGTGGCTCACCAGCAGGCCGGCCCGGCGCAGGTCCACCAGGATGCCCTGGAGGAAGCTCAGCGGGATGCCCTGGCTCTCCGCCAGGGCCCCCGCCTTGACCAGCCCGCCGCCGCCGGCCGGGGCCACGGCGGCGACGGCGAGCATGGCCCGGAGCGCGTAGTCGCTGCGCGCGGAGACGTACACGTCACTGACCAGCCTGGTCCAGCACGCCCCAGCGACGCCGGATCGCCCGGTCCGCCGCCCCGAACGCGGCATCGACCACCAGGCCCAGCACCAGGATCACGATCATGGTGGAGATCAGCCAGGGGGAGTCGGAGAGTTCCCGCGAGTAGGTCAGCTGCGCGCCCAGCGAGGTCTGCGAGATGCCGACCACGATCAGCTCGCCGGCCATCAGGCTGCGCCAGGAGAACGCCCAGCCCTGCTTGAGGCCGGCCACGATGGCCGGCAGCGCGGCGGGCGCGATGACGTACCGGTACAGGTTCAGCCCCCGGGCGCCGAGGTTGCGGCCGGCACGCAGCAGCAGCGGCGGCAGGTAGTCCACGCCGGCGATCACGCCGTTGGCGATGGACGGCGCGGCGCCGAGCACCACCACGAAGAAGATCGCCTTCTCGCTCAGCTCGAACAGCAGGATCGCCAGCGGGAACCACGCGATCGACGGCATGGTCTGGAGGGCGGTGATCATCGAGCCGATCGCGGCCCGCAGGATCCGCGACCGGGCCACCGCGAGGCCGAGCAGCAGGCCGACGGCGACCGAGAAGAGGTAGCCGAGGGCCGCCCGGCGCAGGGTGGTGGCCAGCCCGTCCCAGAGCTGGACGCCGCTGACCTGCCGGATCAGTTCCTGACCCACGGCCGCCGGGCCGGGCAACGAGTACTCGGGCTTCCAGCCGGACCAGACCACGACCTGCCAGGCGCCGAGGGCGAGGGCGAGGGCGGCCAACTTCGGCCAGGTCGCGGCCCAGAGCCGGCTCGCCCGGGTACGGCTCTCCTCCCGGCCGGCCAGTTCCAGCGCGTCCAGCCCGGAGATCTCCGCGTCGGTACGCGTAACAGTGGCGAGGGTGTCACCGGCCATGACGGCCCACCTCCGTACGCAGGCGGTCGGTGACCTCGGCGGCGATCGCGGCGACCTCGGGGGAGTCGATGCGGCGCGGCCGGGGCACGTCGACCGGGGTGGACCAGATGATCCGGCCGGGCCGGCTGGAGAGCAGGATGATCCGGTCGGCGAGCCGGGCCGCCTCGCGGACGTTGTGCGTCACGAAGAGCACGGTGAGCTGCCGCTGCGTCCAGATCCGTTCCAGCTCGTCGTGCAGGATGTCCCGGGTCATCGCGTCGAGCGCGCCGAACGGCTCGTCCATCAGCAGCACCGGCGTGTCCAGGGCGAGGGTGCGGGCCAGCGCCACCCGCTGGCGCATGCCGCCGGAGAGTTCGTGCGGACGCTTGCGGCCGAAGTCGGCCAGGTGCACCGTGCCGAGCAGTTCGGCGACCCGGTCCCGCCGCGCGGCCCGGGGCAGTCCGCGCAGCTTCAACGGCACCTCCACGTTGCCCTCGACGGTCAGCCAGGGGAAGAGGGCCGGCTCCTGGAACATCAGTCCCGGTTCGACGCCCTCCTCGAGGTCGATCCGACCGCCGCTGGGCCGGTCGAGGCCGGCGACCAGGTTGAGCAGGGTGCTCTTGCCGCAGCCGGAGGCCCCGACCAGGCAGACGAACTCGCCGGGCGCGACGTCGAGGGAGACCCCGTCCAGGGCGGGGACGGCGTTCGCCCCACGCCCGTACACCTTGGTGACGCCGTGCAGCGCGACCGAGCCGGTCGCGCTGCGTGGCGTCGTCGTGGTCGACGTCATGGTTGGACGACCTCGGTCCTGCCCTGACCCTTGAGTACCTCGTTGAGGTGGGTGAGGTCGTAGAGCCCGTCGAGGCTGACCGGCTGGGTCAGCCCGACCGCGACGGCGTGGTCGAGCCCGGTCTTGAGCGACGAGGCGATCGGGTCGTTGGTGAACTCCAGCGTCGGCCAGGCCTGCTTGATCAGCTTGAGGTCCAGTGGCTTGCCGCTGATCTTCCCGATGTGCTCGGAGATGGCCTGGTGTGCCTCGTCGGGCCTGCCGTTGACGAACTCGTTCGCGGCCACCTGGCCCTCGACCAGCTTCTTCACCACGTCGGGGTGGGCCTTGAGGAACTTGGTGCTGACGATCAGGTTGGTGATCACGAACTTCCGGTCCGGCCAGAGGTCTCGCTCGTCGACGAGCACCTTGCCACCGGCGTTGACCAGCCGGGACACGAACGGCTCGGGCACCCAGGCGCCGTCGATGGCCCCGCTGTTGAACGTCTCCACCGTCTGGGCGTTCTCCTGGGGGATGATCTTGACGTCGCCGCCGCCCTCCTTGGTCGTCGTGAGGCCCTTCTCCTTGAGCCAGTGGCGGATGGCCACGTCCTGGGTGTTGCCAAGCTGCGGGGTGGCGATCTTCCTGCCCCGCAGTTGCTCCACCGAGGTGATCTCGGGCTTCACGACGAGCGCGACGCCGCCGGAGGCCGCGCCGGAGATGACCCGGACGGCCTCGCCCTTGGACTTCGAGAAGGCGTTCACGGTCGGGTTCGGACCGATGTACGTGGCGTCGAGCGCGCCGGAGAAGATCGCCTCGATCGCGGCGGGGCCGGCGTTGAAGGTCTTCGTCTCCAGCTTGACGTCGCTGCCGAGCTTCTCGGCGAAGATGCCCTTCTCCACGCCGACGACGGCCGGCGCGTGGGTGATGTTGGGGAAGTAGCCGAGCCGCAGGGTCGTCGGGCCGGAGCCGCCGCCCGCGCTCTCGCTGTCGTCGCCGCAGGCGGCGGCGGTGCCCAGGGTCGCCGCGCCGACGACGGCGAGGGTGGCCAGGGAGACCCACCGACGCAGGGGGAGCCGTCTCATCGTCCATCCAATCCGCAGTATTCCTACTTAGTTGGTAGGAAGAGTGGGCCAGGCGGTGAACCGACGTCAAGGGCCAACCACATCTCGGGATGAGCATCCCAAAAAAGGCGGCAATCTCTACTGGTTGGATGGGCTTTGCGGCCTACGTCGTCTGCGCCGCCCGCAGTCGCCGGGGGAGGTGGGCGGGCCGCCCCGGGCACCGGTCGGGCCGGCTGGCGAAAGGTCCCCGGTGGCGGGGGCGCCGACGCGCTAGGGTCGATCCCGTGGCGGCGCGGAGATCGAGAATTCCAGCGACGAAGTACCCGGTCGAGCGGTTCACCCTCGACAACGGCCTGCGGGTGGTGCTGACGCCCGACCGCAGCGCCCCCGTGATCGGGGTGGCGGTCGTCTACGACGTCGGCATCCGCTCCGAGCCCGAGGGACGCACCGGCTTCGCGCACCTCTTCGAGCACCTCATGTTCCAGGGGTCGGAAAACCTGGAGAAGCTGGCCCACTTCCGGCACGTGCAGGGGGCGGGCGGCACCTTCAACGGCTCCACCCACCTGGACTACACCGACTACTTCGAGACCCTGCCGAGCAACGCCCTGGAGCGGGCGCTGTTCCTGGAGGCCGACCGGATGCGCGGCCCCCGGCTGACCGAGGAGAACCTGCGCAACCAGGTCGACGTGGTCAAGGAGGAGATCCGGGTCAACGTGCTCAACCGCCCGTACGGCGGCTTCCCCTGGCTGACCCTGCCGCCGGTGATGTTCGACACCTTCCCGAACGCGCACGACGGCTACGGCTCCTTCGTCGACCTGGAGTCGGCCACCGTCGAAGACGCCGCCGACTTCTTCCGCCGCTTCTACGCCAGCGGCAACGCCGTACTGGCGGTCGGTGGCGACATCGACGTCACCGAGGCGGCCAGGCTGATCGAGCGGCACTTCGGTGACGTGCCGGCCCGGCCCGCGCCGAAGCGGCCCGACTTCGCCGAACCCGACCTGACCGAGGAACGGCGCACCTCGTACACCGACGAGTTGGCCCCGCTGCCGGCGGTGGCCGGCGCCTGGCGGGTGCCCGACCCGATCTCCGACTTCGCCGGCTACCTGCCGTACGTCGTGCTGGCCGAGGTGCTCACCGACGGCGACGCGTCCCGGCTGGTCGAGCGGCTGGTCCAGCGGGACCGGGCGGTGACCGGCCTCAGCGGCTACGTCGGCTTCATGGGCGACCCGTTCGACGTGCGGGACCCGACTGCGCTCCTGCTCCAGGCGCACCTGCCACCCGGCGGGGACGTGGACAAGGTGCTGCGCACCATAGACGAGGAACTGGACCGGCTGGCCGGTGACGGCCTGGCCGAGGGGGAGTTGGCCCGGACCCAGGCCCGGATGGCGACCCACCTGCTGCGCGACACCGACGCGGTGCTCGGCCGGGCGTTGCAGATGGCCGTGCTGGAGCAGCAGCGCGGCGAGCCGGGACTGCTCAACGACCTGCCCCGGCTCATCGGAGAGGTCACCGACGAGCAGGTCCGCGCCGCCGCGGCCACCCTGCGGCCCGAGCGCCGCGCGTCCATCGAGGTCATCGCAGGAGGTGCCCGGTGAGCGCGAAAGGAAGGCCAGTGAGCGCGAGGACGAAGGAAGGCCAGGGGACGGCGACCGCACAGGCCGTGCCCCGGGCGCTGCCGCCGCTCGGCCCGAACCGCAGGCTCAAGCTGCCGAAGCAGGTCGAGCGCACGCTGGGCAACGGGCTTACCGTGATCGCCGTACGCCGGCCGTCGGTGCCGTTGGTGGAGCTGCGGCTGTGGATGCCGTTCGGCCGCGCCCACCTCGCCCGGGGCGCCATGCTCGCGCAGACCCTGCTCTCGGGCACCGCGACCATGTCCAGCGTGCAGATCGCGGCCGAGTTGCAGAAGGTCGGCGGCGGGCTCTCCGCCGGGCTCGACCCGGACCGGCTGATGCTCTCCGGCGCCGGGTTGGTCACCGGGCTGGACCGGATGCTGGAGATCCTCGCCGAGGTGCTGACCGGTGCGAGCTACCCGAACGACGACGTCGCCACGGAGCGGGACCGACTGGTCGACCGGATCCACGTGGCGCGGAGCCAGCCAACACACCTGGCCCGCACCGCCCTGCTCCGGCGGGTCTACGGCACCCACCCGTACTCGGTGCAGACCCCCGGACCCGAGGCGGTCCGGGCGGTCCGGCCGGGAGTGCTGCGGACCCTGCACGCCCAGCGGGTGCACCCCGCCGGCGGGGTGCTGGTGCTGGTCGGCGACGTGCAGCCGGAGCGGGCCCTCGACGCCGCCGAGAAGGCCCTGTCGGGATGGCACGGCGCCGGGCACACCGCCGACCTGCCGCCCGCCCCGCCGTTGGAGCCCGGGCCGCTGCTGCTGGTCGACCGCCCGGGGTCGGTGCAGTCCTCGCTGCGGATGGCGCTGCCGGCGGTGCCCCGAACCCACCCCGACCACGCCGCGCTGCAACTGGCCAACCTGATCTTCGGCGGCTACTTCTCCTCCCGCTGGGTGGAGAACATCCGCGAGGACAAGGGCTACACGTACGGGCCGCACTCGCTCGTCGAGCACTCGGTGGCCGGGTCGGTGCTGGTCGCCGCCGCCGAGGTGGCCACCGAGGTCACCGGTCCGGCACTGTTGGAGACGACGTACGAGCTCGGCCGGCTGGCCAGCCTGCCACCCCAGGAGGAGGAGCTGGAACAGGCCCGCCAGTACGCCCTCGGCACCCTCCAGCTCGGAATGTCCACCCAGGCCGGGCTCGCCTCGCTGACCAG
This window harbors:
- a CDS encoding ATP-dependent helicase; the protein is MQAYRLVRRPAEAARGDQRPGGSAREDGRSRGPTAPVGRQPAGDEGEWQAGGATEGEWQSAGPAGGGGRRGAAWLTDPRQAEIVAHTDGPMLVLGGPGTGKTGTLVEAVAARVTEGVDPERILVLTFGRRGATALRQRIEARVAEGGHRVLREPLVRTLPAYAFGLLRRAAAERGEPSPRLLTGPEQDLIIRELLDVVGEEPDDDPVGWPEDLRPALRTRAFAAQLRDLLMRAAERGVGPVELARLGEKLGRADWPAAARFLREYVAVLALRDVSNRGSVAYDPAELVRAATGMLLDDPELLAAERRRLAYVYVDELADTDPAQQDLLATVAGGGKPLVAFADPDSSTYAFRGADPAGVTTFPHRFRTASGAPAAQVVLNTSYRADARLLAASGRLARRLRGPSAHRRLHPLPDAPPGSVEVRTFRSATSEAAWLAHALREAHLLGGVPWSEMAVLVRSTGRQLPSLQRALHAAGVPTVVHGEDLPLHLQPAVAPLLLLLRCALEPERLDEEAAVALLHSPLGGADPLAERRLRQGLRALALAGRDRRPSGELIVEALRDPAELAGIERHWAEPAQTVAGLLAVARETAARPGATAEDVLWAVWRASGLAELWSAATGRGQTVAGEGDVARRRRAEAADRDLDAVMVLFDAAARFTDRLPGARTEVFLDHVLGQDLPADTLALTADRGETVRLLTAHAAKGLEWDLVAVAGVQEGVWPDLRLRGSLLGSERLVDVLAGRAAGAGAVAALVGQTSALLDEERRLFHVAVTRARRRLLVSAVASAAVGGDDHEEQPSRFLYELGPTDPPTPDEDPPPPDSGPPPPDSGPDPEASASGVPASGGPGPARPGRDSSQRSGDGGPAGAEEEPDRPGALPVSRPPRALTLPALVAELRTAVSDPAAPYARRQVAAAELARLAAAGVAGAHPDDWWGLRQLSDDRPLVDEGDPVRVTPSAMESALRCSLRWLLERHGGSPPASAAQGVGNLVHAAAMLAEDASADRGALLDYVAARFDAIELAARWMVGPEHSRAEAMVDKLLRWLAVNPRRLLAIEHEFAVRLDDPRRPVELVGRVDRLEVDEDGRLVVIDLKTGKSTAVTANDLAEHPQLGAYQAAVEAGGFADFGEESGGAALVQLGTGAKDAREQSQPPAGEGPEAGWATALVRRTADTMAAATFAAVANSKCRVCPVRTSCPVSGQGRQVVEPPTTRRPEQT